One genomic region from Salvelinus fontinalis isolate EN_2023a chromosome 18, ASM2944872v1, whole genome shotgun sequence encodes:
- the emp3a gene encoding epithelial membrane protein 3 yields MVLLLMSVTVLHLLTLAMLFIATMEKSWWVWTDAEITDLWYNCVHDNVTGNWLCAASNENDWLQVVQALMVLSVVSSSISFLVFLGQLFTMSKVGLFYFTGLCQVFAGFTSFAASLIFTFHRKEILEDSRDLSMGHFGYCFILAWSCVPLLLFSGVLYVHLRKRQ; encoded by the exons ATGGTTCTCCTGCTCATGTCTGTGACTGTGCTGCATCTGCTCACTCTGGCCATGCTGTTCATCGCTACCATGGAGAAG tcctgGTGGGTCTGGACCGATGCTGAGATCACAGATCTCTGGTATAACTGCGTTCATGACAACGTAACGGGAAACTGGCTGTGTGCTGCCTCTAATGAAAATG ACTGGTTGCAGGTTGTCCAAGCCCTGATGGTCCTCTCTgtggtctcctcctctatctccttcCTGGTCTTCCTGGGTCAGCTCTTCACCATGTCTAAAGTCGGGCTCTTCTATTTCACAGGCCTTTGTCAGGTCTTCGCAG GTTTCACATCATTTGCTGCCTCGCTCATCTTCACGTTCCACCGTAAGGAGATCCTGGAGGACTCTAGAGACCTGAGCATGGGTCACTTTGGCTACTGCTTCATCCTGGCATGGTCCTGTGTACCCCTCCTGCTCTTCAGTGGAGTTCTATATGTCCACCTGCGCAAGAGGCAGTGA